A genomic stretch from candidate division WOR-3 bacterium includes:
- a CDS encoding metallophosphoesterase, with product MKSPFTIAHISDLHLGGSYFVPELGNKLVDLQNRLMPDVIVITGDLTTEGHIHEYDQVVTYLKRFQSKQRIVVPGNHDARNEGYVIFEEIFGTRYPFYQKGNIAIFGVDSSQPDIDDGHIGRANYPIITQKLSNPTQIKIMAMHHHLVPIPGTGRERHIPTDAGDVLKLCIDLDIRIILSGHKHRPWVWLLEKTWLITGGTATSQRLKGRSYPSFNILKIFKRQFTLTEINVATRIVQKKLKATL from the coding sequence ATGAAATCGCCTTTTACCATCGCTCATATATCTGACCTGCATCTCGGTGGCTCTTATTTTGTTCCTGAATTGGGGAATAAACTGGTCGATTTGCAGAATCGGCTCATGCCTGATGTCATAGTTATCACCGGTGACCTCACCACCGAAGGTCATATTCATGAGTATGACCAGGTAGTAACATATTTAAAGCGCTTTCAATCTAAACAACGAATCGTCGTTCCGGGAAACCACGATGCCCGCAACGAAGGATATGTAATTTTTGAAGAAATTTTTGGTACCCGTTATCCTTTCTACCAAAAAGGTAACATAGCAATATTTGGTGTAGACTCAAGCCAGCCTGACATTGATGACGGACACATTGGCCGGGCTAATTATCCGATAATCACGCAAAAATTGAGTAACCCGACACAAATTAAAATTATGGCAATGCATCATCACCTTGTGCCGATACCCGGCACCGGTCGAGAACGCCACATACCCACTGACGCCGGAGATGTTTTAAAACTTTGCATCGACCTTGATATTCGTATAATACTCTCCGGCCACAAGCATCGGCCCTGGGTCTGGCTCCTCGAAAAAACCTGGCTCATTACTGGAGGCACCGCTACCTCACAGCGCCTGAAAGGTCGGTCTTATCCCTCGTTTAACATCTTGAAAATATTTAAAAGACAATTCACTTTAACAGAGATAAATGTGGCTACTAGGATAGTTCAGAAAAAACTAAAAGCGACCCTTTAA
- the dprA gene encoding DNA-protecting protein DprA — MKGKEFFFDLYSVPGMTEFRLKNLLAKFGSPEGILGAEVDELVQVDGVNENLARLIASYQRPPELQRRIDEAQRLGVKVFCYLEEGYPENLKGVPHMPPVLFIRGEIREQDRLAVAVVGTRVPSFYGAQVAKRLGQELARGGVTIVSGLARGVDTMAHRGVLEAGGRTIAVLGCGIDVYYPPENRPLFEEIVKQGAVVSEYPLGMEPLAMNFPKRNRVISALSKAVVAVEAGEKSGVLNTCAWAREQGREVFAVPGRIGDERSRGTNRLIRDGAKIVTDTNDVLEWLGVKAQQEERAVIPVADEEKPVLKVIDSEPKHIDEICELVGMPMAELLNLLFQLEVKGLVKQLPGKFYVQGD; from the coding sequence ATGAAGGGGAAAGAGTTTTTCTTTGACCTTTACTCGGTGCCCGGGATGACGGAGTTCCGATTGAAAAATCTTTTGGCAAAGTTTGGCAGTCCAGAAGGGATATTAGGTGCTGAGGTTGATGAGTTAGTGCAAGTGGATGGCGTCAACGAGAATCTGGCGCGCCTGATTGCGTCTTATCAGCGCCCGCCTGAACTCCAGAGACGAATCGATGAGGCACAGCGGTTAGGTGTTAAGGTCTTTTGTTATCTTGAGGAGGGATATCCGGAAAACCTTAAGGGAGTACCACACATGCCGCCGGTGCTTTTCATCCGGGGAGAAATCCGTGAGCAGGACCGACTCGCAGTGGCGGTAGTAGGTACAAGAGTTCCGTCTTTTTATGGCGCCCAGGTGGCAAAGCGGCTGGGCCAGGAGCTTGCCCGTGGTGGTGTGACGATAGTTAGCGGATTGGCAAGGGGTGTTGATACCATGGCACATCGGGGCGTACTTGAAGCCGGAGGCAGAACAATAGCAGTGCTGGGTTGCGGGATTGATGTTTATTATCCGCCCGAAAATCGCCCATTGTTTGAGGAGATTGTTAAACAGGGAGCGGTGGTAAGTGAGTATCCTTTGGGAATGGAGCCGCTGGCGATGAATTTTCCCAAACGTAATCGAGTGATCTCAGCACTATCGAAGGCGGTCGTCGCAGTGGAAGCCGGAGAAAAATCGGGAGTTTTGAATACTTGTGCATGGGCAAGAGAGCAGGGGCGTGAGGTCTTTGCAGTTCCCGGTAGGATTGGCGATGAGCGCAGTCGGGGGACGAATCGACTGATTCGGGATGGGGCGAAAATTGTTACTGATACCAACGATGTGCTGGAATGGTTAGGAGTGAAGGCACAACAGGAAGAGCGGGCAGTAATTCCAGTTGCGGATGAGGAGAAACCGGTGCTAAAGGTGATTGATTCAGAGCCAAAGCACATCGACGAAATCTGTGAACTGGTGGGAATGCCAATGGCTGAGCTGTTGAACCTCTTGTTTCAATTAGAGGTTAAAGGTCTGGTCAAGCAGTTGCCCGGTAAGTTTTATGTTCAGGGAGATTAA
- a CDS encoding PAS domain S-box protein — protein sequence MKKIKPYEDFLKDPDFLNTLQEGVWVADNEGRIVFANRGLARILGYEIPERIIGRLWREFFPPAEAARIGKIRPDIETATAAPIERRIITQTRIIGRDSRQIPVSATLIRKTLDGSDWYIGTVIESPVFTSTIGITESMSRWVMENSVDGICVIENGQLIYANRRLEELTGYSAPQLGRMNLEQLLSPDYRATIAPIFTDPHRLLGPVHHEVKLQNRTGREIECQLRVVPVEEGTRRALVCYLRDISELKQAERIRTEFIAMVSHDLRTPLAAIKEAIALLADTAARRLEDKQLRYLSIAREEMDRLNRMIDNLIEVARMETGKVILNLEAVDLNQVINIALESLGLLISKNNLKIERRAPAKLPPVLGDRDRLLRVFNNLLDNAIKYSPEGGTIRIEIDFVDPEAPVLSESGILANTGYLEVTITDQGPGIPAEFLDRIFGKFERVDPHGPGIGLGLAIVRSIVELHHGKVWARSTLGEGTSFSVILPIKEEG from the coding sequence ATGAAGAAAATAAAACCCTATGAAGATTTCCTCAAAGACCCGGACTTTTTGAACACCCTCCAGGAAGGGGTGTGGGTCGCGGACAACGAAGGGCGCATCGTATTTGCCAATCGCGGGTTGGCACGGATTCTGGGTTATGAAATCCCGGAAAGGATTATCGGTAGACTCTGGCGTGAATTCTTTCCACCGGCTGAAGCCGCGCGCATCGGTAAAATTCGCCCTGATATCGAAACCGCCACAGCTGCGCCCATTGAAAGACGCATCATCACACAAACAAGAATCATCGGCAGAGACAGTCGCCAGATTCCTGTTTCCGCCACTCTTATCCGTAAGACGCTCGACGGCTCGGACTGGTACATTGGCACCGTAATCGAATCCCCGGTATTCACCAGCACTATCGGTATAACTGAAAGTATGTCTCGCTGGGTGATGGAAAATTCTGTCGATGGTATCTGTGTTATTGAAAACGGACAACTCATCTATGCCAATCGTCGGCTGGAAGAGTTAACCGGGTACAGCGCACCCCAGTTAGGCAGAATGAATCTTGAACAACTGTTGAGCCCGGATTACCGTGCAACCATTGCCCCGATTTTCACCGACCCCCACCGACTCTTAGGTCCAGTTCACCACGAAGTGAAACTGCAGAATCGGACCGGTCGTGAAATTGAATGCCAGTTACGGGTTGTACCGGTTGAAGAAGGCACGCGCCGTGCCCTTGTTTGCTATCTCCGCGACATCTCAGAACTTAAACAGGCAGAGCGGATTCGCACTGAGTTCATCGCTATGGTCTCTCATGACCTTCGCACCCCGCTTGCCGCAATAAAAGAGGCAATCGCTCTACTCGCTGACACCGCTGCCCGCCGGCTTGAAGATAAACAGCTCCGTTATCTTTCAATCGCCCGCGAAGAAATGGACCGGCTCAACCGTATGATTGACAACCTGATTGAAGTGGCACGAATGGAAACCGGCAAGGTTATCCTTAACCTTGAAGCGGTCGATTTAAACCAGGTCATTAATATTGCGCTCGAGAGCCTCGGACTGTTGATCAGCAAAAATAATTTAAAGATTGAACGCCGTGCCCCGGCAAAACTGCCGCCCGTACTTGGCGACCGTGACCGGTTGCTACGGGTATTCAATAACCTCCTTGATAACGCCATAAAATATTCGCCCGAAGGCGGTACGATCCGAATTGAAATCGACTTTGTTGACCCGGAAGCCCCGGTACTTTCCGAAAGTGGCATCCTTGCCAACACCGGCTACCTTGAAGTTACCATCACCGATCAGGGCCCTGGTATCCCTGCGGAATTCCTTGACCGGATATTTGGGAAATTTGAGAGGGTTGACCCGCACGGTCCGGGTATCGGATTGGGACTGGCGATTGTTCGGTCAATTGTTGAACTGCATCACGGTAAAGTTTGGGCTCGTTCCACACTTGGGGAAGGAACCAGTTTTAGCGTGATTTTACCAATTAAAGAGGAAGGATAA
- the rsmD gene encoding 16S rRNA (guanine(966)-N(2))-methyltransferase RsmD has translation MRISGGKLKGRRLVYPRSGIRPTKDIVRQAIFNILGNEVEGARVCDLFAGGGALGIEAVSRGAKEAVFVERSAIVLKCLQENVAELDGTRIIRGDVLRVVPKLRGAGFDIVFADPPYQKGLGQKVVDAVLKYEVLRVGGVLVLEHSVREDFIVPLQGKMERQERYGESVLTFFRRFL, from the coding sequence ATGCGGATAAGTGGTGGTAAGCTTAAAGGCCGCAGGTTGGTTTATCCTCGGTCCGGAATCCGTCCGACAAAGGATATTGTCCGCCAGGCGATTTTTAATATCCTCGGTAATGAGGTTGAAGGAGCGCGAGTGTGTGATTTGTTTGCCGGTGGTGGCGCCCTGGGAATTGAGGCGGTTTCCCGCGGGGCAAAAGAGGCGGTTTTTGTTGAAAGGAGCGCGATAGTGCTGAAATGTCTTCAGGAGAATGTTGCCGAACTGGACGGCACCAGGATAATTAGAGGTGATGTGTTGCGGGTAGTGCCGAAGCTTAGAGGTGCCGGTTTTGATATTGTGTTTGCGGACCCACCTTATCAAAAAGGGTTGGGGCAGAAAGTAGTGGATGCGGTTTTAAAGTATGAGGTTTTAAGGGTGGGAGGTGTGTTGGTGTTAGAGCATAGTGTTAGGGAGGATTTTATTGTACCCCTACAAGGGAAAATGGAACGCCAGGAGCGGTATGGTGAAAGTGTCCTAACATTTTTCAGGAGGTTTTTATGA
- the obgE gene encoding GTPase ObgE — protein MRFVDEALIYVRAGEGGDGCVSFRREKFVPRGGPDGGDGGDGGSVILVGDEHLQTLADFVYRRRYQAKRGQHGMGKNRHGKSGEDVILPVPLGTDVYDAVTGEKLGEVVKPGERLIVAKGGRGGWGNTHFATPVERAPRKAEPGAPGEERTLRLVLRLLADIGLVGLPNAGKSTLLRALTAAKPKIADYPFTTIAPNLGVLDNGQVRFTVADMPGIIAGAHQGKGLGLQFLRHIERTKMILYVVDGSQGKLEQDFNLLQAELRQYNSELLKKPAVLVVNKIDLMGDNRPRINANLPVVWVSALTGTGLADLQEVIGRVFPKNNAV, from the coding sequence ATGCGATTTGTTGACGAGGCGTTGATTTATGTGCGTGCCGGGGAGGGCGGAGATGGCTGTGTTTCGTTCCGGAGAGAGAAGTTTGTACCGCGAGGTGGTCCAGATGGCGGTGATGGCGGTGATGGCGGTTCGGTAATTCTTGTTGGTGATGAGCACCTCCAGACGCTTGCCGATTTTGTTTACCGGCGTCGATATCAGGCGAAGCGCGGCCAGCACGGGATGGGTAAGAATCGCCACGGGAAAAGTGGTGAAGATGTGATTTTGCCAGTGCCTCTGGGCACTGATGTGTACGATGCTGTTACCGGAGAAAAACTGGGGGAGGTGGTTAAACCTGGTGAGCGATTGATTGTGGCAAAAGGAGGAAGAGGAGGCTGGGGTAATACTCATTTTGCCACGCCTGTTGAGCGAGCGCCACGCAAGGCAGAACCCGGTGCTCCTGGTGAGGAGCGGACGCTACGATTGGTTTTACGCCTGCTCGCAGACATTGGGCTGGTTGGTTTACCGAATGCGGGAAAGTCAACACTGTTGAGGGCTTTGACCGCAGCAAAGCCCAAAATTGCCGATTATCCTTTTACAACTATTGCCCCGAATTTAGGAGTACTTGATAATGGACAGGTGCGATTTACGGTTGCAGATATGCCGGGTATCATTGCCGGTGCTCATCAGGGAAAAGGTCTGGGATTGCAGTTCTTACGCCATATTGAGCGGACGAAGATGATTTTGTATGTAGTTGATGGGTCACAAGGGAAATTAGAACAAGATTTTAATCTCCTGCAGGCGGAGTTGAGGCAGTACAATTCGGAACTACTAAAAAAGCCAGCGGTACTGGTGGTAAATAAAATCGACTTGATGGGTGATAACCGTCCCCGAATTAATGCTAACTTGCCGGTGGTCTGGGTTTCAGCCTTAACCGGTACGGGTTTGGCAGATTTGCAAGAAGTTATTGGCCGCGTCTTTCCTAAAAATAATGCTGTATGA
- the coaD gene encoding pantetheine-phosphate adenylyltransferase, with protein MKSPEQEKQNRRQRDKVAVYPGSFDPITLGHLDVIERACHLFDRVIVGVAKREEKNPLFTWEERIALVRKVTSGMKRVQVEGFDGLLVDFVREMGAKAVVRGLRAVMDFDYEFQMALTNRKLAPEMETIFFVPSERYFYLSSSLVRELARAGGEVSCFAPEPVVAALKKKLGKY; from the coding sequence ATGAAAAGCCCGGAGCAAGAGAAACAGAATAGGAGGCAGAGAGACAAGGTTGCAGTTTATCCGGGGAGTTTTGACCCGATTACACTTGGGCATCTTGATGTGATTGAACGGGCATGCCACCTTTTTGACCGGGTGATTGTTGGTGTGGCTAAGAGAGAGGAGAAAAATCCGCTTTTTACCTGGGAGGAGCGTATAGCACTTGTCAGAAAGGTGACCTCAGGGATGAAACGAGTTCAGGTTGAGGGGTTTGACGGGCTTCTGGTGGATTTTGTACGGGAAATGGGAGCGAAAGCGGTGGTACGCGGACTGCGAGCGGTGATGGATTTTGACTATGAGTTTCAGATGGCGTTGACCAATCGGAAATTGGCGCCGGAGATGGAGACGATTTTTTTTGTGCCATCGGAGCGATACTTTTATCTAAGTTCATCGTTGGTACGGGAACTGGCGCGTGCTGGAGGCGAGGTGTCCTGTTTCGCGCCTGAGCCGGTGGTCGCAGCATTAAAGAAGAAGCTTGGCAAGTACTGA
- a CDS encoding GHKL domain-containing protein produces MNIRPEKQLFLYIVGSYLLIAGCPVIILLVLLLLKIPRTTAFLSAIGVLIIFSILIALKVFSRFQTLVLEIETICHRIDSGQPPIQSAPVKLKIASQLLNLLNRTAARINKDITQLREKEEWLNAILGSLQEGLLILDPQGKVLIVNNKFQQFLNVERVVGKFYWEVIRTPQLANLIQQLNQENSNLNAEVQINSRTFLCCAIYLPTTGQRLLTFNDITELIEAEKMKKEFIASVSHELKTPLTAIKGYIETMEETADEDNAVYLQIVRRHTERLINLVQDLLNLSALENPDAKLFWEDVNLKTLATNVLAIFENSAKKKGLKLTHELPEPPPVIKGDGLRLEQALINLLDNAIKYTEKGTVSLAVKVVNDQVVISIQDTGIGIAAEHIPRIFERFYVVDRSRSRQSGGTGLGLAIVKHIVELHQGKVLVESTPGTGSKFSVILPMNR; encoded by the coding sequence AAATACCTCGTACAACCGCTTTCTTATCTGCCATCGGTGTTCTCATAATCTTCTCTATTCTTATCGCCTTGAAAGTTTTTTCTCGGTTTCAAACTCTGGTTTTAGAAATTGAAACCATCTGCCACCGTATCGACTCCGGTCAACCTCCTATTCAATCGGCTCCGGTTAAATTGAAAATTGCATCTCAACTCTTAAATTTGTTAAACCGCACCGCTGCTCGCATCAATAAAGACATCACCCAGCTGCGAGAGAAAGAAGAGTGGTTGAATGCCATACTTGGCTCATTGCAAGAAGGATTATTGATTCTTGACCCCCAGGGTAAAGTTCTGATTGTCAACAACAAGTTTCAGCAGTTTCTGAATGTCGAACGGGTCGTCGGCAAGTTCTACTGGGAGGTCATTCGTACCCCCCAACTGGCAAATCTTATTCAACAGTTGAATCAAGAAAATTCCAACCTCAACGCCGAGGTTCAAATCAACTCCAGGACATTTCTCTGTTGCGCGATTTATTTACCTACTACTGGACAGCGTCTCCTGACCTTTAACGATATTACTGAACTCATCGAGGCCGAAAAAATGAAAAAGGAGTTTATCGCCAGTGTCTCGCACGAACTAAAAACGCCATTAACAGCAATCAAGGGATATATTGAAACAATGGAAGAAACCGCCGATGAAGATAATGCTGTTTACCTGCAGATTGTTCGCCGCCATACCGAACGCTTAATCAACCTCGTCCAGGACCTGTTAAACCTCTCTGCTTTGGAAAATCCGGATGCCAAACTCTTTTGGGAAGATGTCAACCTGAAAACCCTCGCAACTAATGTTCTCGCTATCTTTGAGAACTCGGCAAAAAAGAAAGGTTTGAAACTAACGCATGAACTACCCGAACCACCTCCCGTAATAAAAGGTGACGGGCTTCGGCTTGAACAGGCACTTATCAACCTGCTGGATAACGCTATCAAATATACCGAAAAAGGCACTGTGTCTCTCGCTGTTAAAGTCGTAAATGACCAGGTAGTAATTTCGATTCAGGACACTGGTATCGGCATTGCCGCCGAACACATCCCGAGAATTTTTGAGCGATTTTATGTTGTTGACCGCTCTCGCTCAAGACAAAGCGGCGGAACCGGTTTGGGACTGGCGATTGTCAAACATATTGTCGAACTCCACCAGGGTAAGGTTTTGGTAGAAAGCACTCCAGGCACGGGCTCAAAATTTTCCGTAATCCTTCCAATGAACAGATGA
- a CDS encoding response regulator, with protein sequence METNAKKILLVEDEVNLRELVKARLEENGYEVTIAGDGYQAIFQARRVKPDLIILDLMIPRLDGYTVCRTLKASSDLATVPIIMFTARSSPDDMRRGMDMGADAYVTKPFDPATLLAKIEELLKLRTTVQEEPPSPSSTTPSDAEKAHAEQRKLAEEQSRKEAEARAEQDKQN encoded by the coding sequence ATGGAAACCAACGCAAAGAAAATTCTCCTTGTCGAAGATGAGGTCAATCTCCGGGAACTGGTCAAGGCAAGATTAGAGGAAAATGGATATGAGGTGACCATTGCAGGTGATGGTTATCAGGCAATATTTCAGGCTCGCCGGGTAAAACCCGACTTGATTATCCTTGATTTGATGATACCCCGCCTCGACGGCTATACCGTTTGCCGCACTCTTAAAGCGTCCAGCGACCTTGCCACCGTCCCGATAATAATGTTTACCGCCCGTTCCTCACCCGACGATATGCGTCGGGGTATGGATATGGGTGCTGATGCCTATGTGACTAAACCGTTTGACCCGGCGACTCTTCTGGCGAAAATCGAGGAATTACTCAAACTCAGAACCACGGTTCAAGAAGAACCACCCTCGCCTTCAAGCACGACACCTTCAGATGCGGAAAAAGCCCACGCCGAACAACGCAAACTGGCAGAAGAACAGAGTCGCAAAGAGGCAGAGGCACGCGCCGAACAAGACAAACAAAATTAG
- the nadC gene encoding carboxylating nicotinate-nucleotide diphosphorylase: protein MTTSQLIKAALAEDIGKGDITSNLIVPEKTKITAHIVAHSTGILAGIKICAQVFKTVDRRIRFEALYQDRSRFRAGAVLAMVTGPARSILAAERTALNFLCRLCGIATLTDKFVSRVKGTKAVIIDTRKTTPVLRELEKYAVRCGGGKNHRRGLYDMILIKDNHLAITGSITEALARVKTSRLPVEIEVQTLDELRVALAAGARRIMLDNMTVPQLRRAVQITAGRAILEASGGVSLKNVQRIARTGVDYISIGCLTHSAPAADISLEIVRS, encoded by the coding sequence ATGACTACCAGCCAACTAATCAAAGCCGCCCTTGCTGAAGACATCGGCAAAGGTGACATTACCTCCAACCTAATCGTCCCGGAAAAGACGAAAATAACCGCCCATATCGTTGCCCACTCCACTGGTATCCTTGCTGGTATTAAAATCTGCGCCCAGGTGTTTAAGACTGTTGACCGCCGCATCCGGTTTGAGGCGCTCTATCAGGACCGAAGCCGATTCCGCGCCGGTGCGGTTTTAGCAATGGTCACCGGTCCAGCACGGAGTATTCTCGCAGCGGAGCGCACAGCCCTTAACTTCCTGTGCCGGCTCTGCGGTATCGCCACACTAACCGACAAATTTGTCTCCCGGGTCAAGGGCACCAAAGCGGTAATCATTGACACCCGGAAAACAACCCCGGTCTTGCGGGAACTGGAGAAGTATGCAGTGCGTTGCGGGGGCGGGAAAAATCACCGCCGGGGTCTATACGATATGATACTAATCAAAGACAACCATCTTGCCATAACCGGTTCTATTACCGAAGCACTGGCGCGGGTCAAGACCAGCCGCCTGCCCGTCGAAATTGAAGTGCAAACCCTTGATGAACTCCGTGTCGCTCTCGCCGCTGGTGCCCGCCGCATTATGCTTGACAATATGACGGTACCGCAACTGCGCCGCGCTGTTCAGATTACCGCTGGACGGGCAATTCTCGAAGCCTCAGGCGGTGTCAGTCTGAAAAATGTTCAGCGCATCGCCCGTACCGGAGTTGATTACATCTCGATTGGTTGCCTCACCCATTCGGCACCGGCCGCCGATATCAGTCTGGAAATTGTTCGCTCTTAA